CTCCAAGGCATGCTGGCGAGTTTCAATGCCGCCTTCGACTGCATCAAGGCCTTCTCAGAGACCGACTTCACGGCGGACCTGAAGAAGTTCGATGTGCCGACTCTCATCATCCACGGCGACGACGACCAGATCGTCCCCATCGGAGCCTCGGCTCTGCTCTCCTCGAAGCTGATCAGGAAAGCCCAGCTGAAGGTTTACCGGGGCGCGCCGCACGGCCTGTGCTCGACTCACAAGGACCAGGTCAACGCCGACCTCCTCTCGTTCATCAGCGCGTAGGTGGAGGACGAAGGATGGCCAAGACACGTCGGGTCGAGAAGGTCTGGAAGAGCAAGCCGACCGTCGAGGGGGCGGGCGTTCACCTGAGGCGGGCCTTCGGCTTCCAGGAGGTGCCACGGCTCGACCCCTTTCTCCTCCTCGACGACTTCCGCTCCAACGAGCCGGCCGAGTACCAGCGCGGCTTCCCCTGGCATCCGCATCGCGGGATGGAGACCATCACCTATGTGCTGGCAGGCGACGTGGAGCACGGTGACAGCCTCGGTAACCGGGGCGTCATCGGGGCGGGGGACGTGCAGTGGATGACGGCGGGGAGCGGCATCGTCCACCAGGAGATGCCGAAGGGCGACAGCCAGGGCCGGATGTGGGGCTTCCAGCTCTGGGCGAACCTGCCCGCGAGCCACAAGATGATGGACCCGCGGTACCGGGAGGTGAAGCGCGACGACATCCCGATGGCGGAGACGGCGGACGGTGCTCGGGTGCGCGTGATCAGCGGGGAAGTGGCGGGCGTTCGGGGACCTGTCCGTGAGATCGTCACCGATCCGGAGTACCTCGATGTCGCGCTCCCTCCCGGCCGCACCTTCACCCATACGGTCAAGCCGACGCACACGGTCTTCGCCTACGTGATCGAGGGCGAGGGCTACTTCGATCCTGAGCGCGACCCCTACGCCCGCGAGGTCGTGGGCGAGAGCTACTTCGACATGGCCCGTCCCTGCCTGTGCGGCAACCATTCGCTGGTGGCCTACGGCCCCGGAGACACGGTGGTCGTTTCGACGGAAGAGCAGCCGGTGCGCTTTCTCCTCGTCGCGGGACGGCCGCTCAACGAGCCGGTCGCCTGGTACGGCCCCATCGTGATGAACACGCAGGCGGAGCTGCGCACCGCATTCCGCGAGTACGAGCAGGGCACCTTCGTGAAGCACGGGCGGCGGTAGCGCGCTTTCCACGTCCCGATCCATCCCTCCCCACGGCCGCAGCAGCCGCTCTTGCGTGCGTACGAAGGGGCGCTTGACAGGTGACCAAACAGTCACCTATACGCGGTGTGTGAAGGCAGTGTTCAGGGCCCTCGCCGCCCCGCCGCGCCGGAGGCTGCTCGACGCGCTGTTCAAGGAAGACGGGCAGACGCTCAGCGCGCTCGAGCGGCGATTGCCGATGACGCGCTTCGGCGTGATGAAGCACCTGCGAGTGCTCGAGGAGGCCGGCCTCGTGGTCACGAAGAAGCGCGGGCGCGAGAAGCTGCACTTCCTGAACCCCGTCCCGATCAGGCTCGTCCACGACCGCTGGGTGAGCAAGTACGCCGCGCCCTGGGCCGCGACCCTGAGCGGGCTCAAGCACAGATTGGAGGACAAGGCGATGGAGAAGGTGTTCGAGATCTACATCAAGACGAGCCCACAGCGTCTGTGGGAGGCGATCACCGACCCCGAGATGAGGCGCAAGTATAATTTTGGCGTGCGCGTGAAGTCCGACTGGACACCCGGCTCCCGTTACCAGGGCACCAGCTCGCTGAACGACACCGCGATCCTGGAGGGCGAGAACCTCGTGGTCGATCCGCCGCGCCGGCTCGTCCAGAGCTTCAGGGCCCTGTGGAGCGAGGACGTGAAGCGCGAGGGGACCTCGAGGGTCACCTGGGAGATCGAGCCGGTCGGCGATTCATGCCGGCTGACCGTCACCCACGACCAGCTGCGCGAGGACGCCAACGCCGAGCTCTACGGCGGTTGGATGATGATCCTCTCCGGCCTGAAGACGCTGCTGGAGACCGGGCAGTTGCTGACGACGCCTGGCTCGCTGCGCTACTCGCAAGGCCCGAAACCGGCTGCGTGAGACAGCGACGGGCCTGATCGCTGGTGCGCCTGATCGGGCGCCACGGCGGGCTTCGCTTACCCCTCGCCGAGGCGCAGGCCGCGGATCAGCTCCTTCGCGCCCGGAATCAACCCCGGGGCCATGCTGAGCGAACGGAAGCCCAGCCGGAGCAGTTGCGGCATCGTCTCCTCGCGCCCTGCCAGCTCGCCGCACAGCGCGATCGGCACGTCTGGCGCGTCGCTGATGGCGATCGCCAGCAGCCGCAGGACGGCGGCATGGGTGTCGTCGTAGTAATGGCTCACGGCGGGATCGTCCCGTCCCGCAGCGAGCGTGTACTGCGCGAGGTCGTTCGTGCCGACGGAGAGGAAGTCCACGTGGCGGGCGATCGTGGCGACGCCGAGCGCGGCGGCGGGCGTCTCGATCATCGCCCCGAAGGGAGGCCGTTTCGCGCCCG
This is a stretch of genomic DNA from Deltaproteobacteria bacterium. It encodes these proteins:
- a CDS encoding MarR family transcriptional regulator, with the protein product MKAVFRALAAPPRRRLLDALFKEDGQTLSALERRLPMTRFGVMKHLRVLEEAGLVVTKKRGREKLHFLNPVPIRLVHDRWVSKYAAPWAATLSGLKHRLEDKAMEKVFEIYIKTSPQRLWEAITDPEMRRKYNFGVRVKSDWTPGSRYQGTSSLNDTAILEGENLVVDPPRRLVQSFRALWSEDVKREGTSRVTWEIEPVGDSCRLTVTHDQLREDANAELYGGWMMILSGLKTLLETGQLLTTPGSLRYSQGPKPAA
- a CDS encoding pirin family protein, yielding MAKTRRVEKVWKSKPTVEGAGVHLRRAFGFQEVPRLDPFLLLDDFRSNEPAEYQRGFPWHPHRGMETITYVLAGDVEHGDSLGNRGVIGAGDVQWMTAGSGIVHQEMPKGDSQGRMWGFQLWANLPASHKMMDPRYREVKRDDIPMAETADGARVRVISGEVAGVRGPVREIVTDPEYLDVALPPGRTFTHTVKPTHTVFAYVIEGEGYFDPERDPYAREVVGESYFDMARPCLCGNHSLVAYGPGDTVVVSTEEQPVRFLLVAGRPLNEPVAWYGPIVMNTQAELRTAFREYEQGTFVKHGRR